The Candidatus Scalindua japonica genome includes the window CCAGAAAAAATGCAGAAAATAAATAACAAAAGATGGCCAATGATAGTTGGTGTATCTATTGGCGGTATAATTGGCGTGCTAATCATCCTGGTATCACTAATCCCTGCCATTGTCTCCTCGGGCTTGGTGAAAAATAAAATTATTAATAGCCTGGAAACAGGCTTGGATCGTAAAGTACAGATTGATGATATCAGTATGAGTTGGTCAAACGGCCTGGATATAAAAAATATTCATATCAGAGAGAGAGAAGATCTGCAGGGAGATGAGTTTGTGAGGGTAAAAAGGATAATCTGTAATATTGACTTTATTCCGCTTATTAGTAAGCAAATCAGAATAAATAATTTGATAATTGACAGCCCGGAAATTGTCATACAGAAAGACAAGGATGGTGTGTTTAATTTCGAAGACAAAATTACACCTGTAGCGCCTGATGCCACACCCGCAATAGTTGAAAAAACTGTCCCTGATGTAGTCAGTACACCAGGTAGAAAGCAGGAGCTTTCACCATTGGTTATTCCGGCTTTTTTGTCTGATCTTAAAATTAAAGCGGAGATCAGTAATGGCAGATTTACCTTCATTGATCACCAGTTACAGGAAGAAACACTCATAAAGAATTTTAGTACTACTGTTAATGTTGATTCTCTGAGAAAGCCGATTGCGTTGAAGAGTGCTTTCGATATTGAAGCAAAGGGTGGGGTAGAACACGCAGATATTATATTTGATGTTTCCATGGCAAAAGACGGAAAAATTGATCCTGGAAACTCAAAAGGAGCATTTAACATGAAAACCGGTTTTGCCCTTATAACGACCGACTTTGATATGTCAAAGTTTCAGGGTGAAGGTGGTTCAGGTCTTGATTTTTCAATGAACGTAGACCTGGAAAAGCTTACAGAAAATCTTGCAGGAATGCTGGGGCTGCCTAAGGGCATGCAGGTGAAAGGGTCGATCAACTCAAAGTTAGTGGCCGAAGGGCAGCTGGAAAAGGTGATAGATGTAAATGGGAGTACCGAAATTACAAACCTCAGTGTTTCAGGCGGGCCATTTGAAAAGAACCCTATTCAGCAACAAAGTATCAAACTGACACAGAAGGCAGACATAGACATACAAGGCGAGAAAATTAACATATACAAAATCGGTATTGAATCACCTTTTCTGGAGATGTTTCTGGCCGGTTTTGTAACAGAACTAAAGAGTACAAGAAATATGAATTTTAAGATATCCCTGGGTCTTGACCTTGCAAAACTAATGGAACAGGTTGGTGGGTTGCTGCCTGATGAAACGGAGATGGCAGGAAGGCTGCAGTCAGACATAAACCTTAAAGGGGATCAAAATATTGTGAAAGTGAACGGCAAAACAGATCTGAATAATCTTTCTGTAAAGATGGTGGAAATTGGTTCGGTTAAAGAGCCGCAAATAACTATTAACCATGATATGGTTTACGATCTACAAAATAGTTACCTTGAATTAAAGGACCTCAATATAAAAACTGGTTTTGCTGAAATACAGACTTCCGGTACGGTAACCAATAACGAAGAGATAAATTTAAACATGCTTCTGTCGAGTAATATTGAACGACTCACGCAGAGTTTCCCTGGCATTATATCACTGCCTGAAGGGTTGAGTCTTGATGGACGGATTGATGCAGAAATCAGAGCAAACGGTTACATCGAAGAGGGGATAAAACTGGATGGAACAACTACATTGGACAGTGTAAATGCGACCGGGGGGCCTCTTAAGGATAGGGCAATATCCGGTCTCAGCCTTAAACTTTTACACACACTGGACTATAAGATTAAAGACGACTCAGTGAATATTGAGAAAATGAATATTGAGTCTGAGTTTCTCAAAATGGAATCAAAAGGAGGGATCGCAGGTTTAAGTAAGGAGATGAATATTGATTACAGGCTTTCCATGAAAATGGATTTAGACAAAATAACCGAAAAGTTTGCCGGGATGTTTCCTGTGGATATGAATATGGCAGGCAAAGGTGTTGTTGATTTAGATATGAATGGGAAACTATTACCACAGGTAAATGAGAATATATATGAACAGATGGACTTCGATAGCAATATGTCTATGGATAAAATTATATACGGGGCGTATGAAATAGTAGACTTTAAGGTAGGGCTTTCCATGGATGATGGGTTTTTTACAACAAAGGATTTCACGTTTAAGCTGAACGATGGCCTGTGTGCGGTATTGGCAAGGGCAAACCTTAAGGAGGAGAAGCCGCCCTTAAATTTCGAAATGAAGTTGTCTGATGCAAATATTAATCAAAATATGGACTTATTGGCATACATAGTTCCCATCCTTTCTGCACCGGAAGGCAAGTTGTCGGGAAAACTGAATATGCAGTTCAGCGCAACCGGGACTGGATTGGACTGGCAGGATGATTTGAGTAAGAGTCTTGATGGCGATGGAGAGATTGAGATTAAAGATGGTTACGTAAGGGGTGGCAAGGTGACATCCAAAATCCTTAAGGCATTAGGCAAGGGCAGTGAATATGAATTTGATAAGATCACTACCAGGTTTGTTATTAGTGACAGTAAGATATCAAACGATGATATCAGCGTCAACGGCAAGGAATTTAACATCGGTTTGTCAGGGTGGACTTCATTTGACGGTCGAATAGAATATTCCGCGGATGCCAAGGTGCTGAGCAAGCATGCTGGTCGCGATGGCAAAAAAATAATAGGGGTTTTAAGCCAGGGTTCAAAGTTGCCAATAGTAGTCACAGGGACAATAGACAAACCGAAACTTTCTTTTAAATGGCCAAAGCCACAAGAAATTGGTAATATTCTGCAGGGAATATTAGGAAGTTCCGGAGACTCAAAACCTCAAACCAAAAGTTCAGGTTCGCTGGAAAAAACAGACACTGCAGAGGAAGAGTCACAACCGGTAAAGAAAAAAGAGGAGAATGTCTTAGAGGAGGCAGTAGATAAGCTCTTTAAAGGTATTTTTAAATAAAACTTTCATTAAGCATATTATTACTATTTCAAAATTATGAACTGGCTGGATTTCACATTGATCGGAGTTCTGGCAATGGGGACTCTGTTTGGTATAATTACAGGTCCTCTCTGGCAGATTTATCGAATCACTTCTGTTGTCCTTTCTATCACCGTAGCCCTTTTTCTCCATAAACTACTCAGCGGTATCATAAAAGAAATATTCAGTCCGAAGGTTTCCGGTATATTAGGATATGCGGTTATCTT containing:
- a CDS encoding AsmA-like C-terminal region-containing protein, which codes for MQKINNKRWPMIVGVSIGGIIGVLIILVSLIPAIVSSGLVKNKIINSLETGLDRKVQIDDISMSWSNGLDIKNIHIREREDLQGDEFVRVKRIICNIDFIPLISKQIRINNLIIDSPEIVIQKDKDGVFNFEDKITPVAPDATPAIVEKTVPDVVSTPGRKQELSPLVIPAFLSDLKIKAEISNGRFTFIDHQLQEETLIKNFSTTVNVDSLRKPIALKSAFDIEAKGGVEHADIIFDVSMAKDGKIDPGNSKGAFNMKTGFALITTDFDMSKFQGEGGSGLDFSMNVDLEKLTENLAGMLGLPKGMQVKGSINSKLVAEGQLEKVIDVNGSTEITNLSVSGGPFEKNPIQQQSIKLTQKADIDIQGEKINIYKIGIESPFLEMFLAGFVTELKSTRNMNFKISLGLDLAKLMEQVGGLLPDETEMAGRLQSDINLKGDQNIVKVNGKTDLNNLSVKMVEIGSVKEPQITINHDMVYDLQNSYLELKDLNIKTGFAEIQTSGTVTNNEEINLNMLLSSNIERLTQSFPGIISLPEGLSLDGRIDAEIRANGYIEEGIKLDGTTTLDSVNATGGPLKDRAISGLSLKLLHTLDYKIKDDSVNIEKMNIESEFLKMESKGGIAGLSKEMNIDYRLSMKMDLDKITEKFAGMFPVDMNMAGKGVVDLDMNGKLLPQVNENIYEQMDFDSNMSMDKIIYGAYEIVDFKVGLSMDDGFFTTKDFTFKLNDGLCAVLARANLKEEKPPLNFEMKLSDANINQNMDLLAYIVPILSAPEGKLSGKLNMQFSATGTGLDWQDDLSKSLDGDGEIEIKDGYVRGGKVTSKILKALGKGSEYEFDKITTRFVISDSKISNDDISVNGKEFNIGLSGWTSFDGRIEYSADAKVLSKHAGRDGKKIIGVLSQGSKLPIVVTGTIDKPKLSFKWPKPQEIGNILQGILGSSGDSKPQTKSSGSLEKTDTAEEESQPVKKKEENVLEEAVDKLFKGIFK